The Gossypium hirsutum isolate 1008001.06 chromosome A13, Gossypium_hirsutum_v2.1, whole genome shotgun sequence nucleotide sequence GGATATATTCATCTCTATCACACCCAGctctcttttaatttaaattttgctatttatttttaatattttcaatattttaaagtcaagaaaacatttaaacataatttttcaaaaaaaaaatatttaaacataaattacacttattttttctatatatattattacatttttattcttttaatagtttatatatataaggataaaatgataatatCTTATAGTGGAGCGGGTAAGGGACAAGCAATTATCATAACCGCTTAATATCCACTatccaaaagaaaaattttaCTCTACTCCGCATTCACTTTTCATAAGAAAAATCCGTTGTATTAAAAATGAATTGATTCAAAATCAATTGAACGGTTTCAAATCTTGTTATCTAAGTGTAAAATGTTAACTCGATTTATATTCAAATGTCTAGAGAAAAAGATTGTTTAATCTGAATTGAGTAACAATTCTGATCCCTCGCTGCTTTTTCTTACTCTCTTGCTTAAGCTTTGTCGAAAAACTTGCTACAAAATTTGTTTCGATAGCACCTTCAAAGACAAACTAAagtttttttaataactttaaatattttcctttgataaatctatttgtgaatttgatttttttacgtAAATTATATGGAATTATATTTGATACATTTTTAGTACATGAAGTTAGCGACATGATATATTATTGGATTAAATAGAAAATAGCAAAAAACTTATATATAAATACTAATCACttgtataattaaatattaattataattattataatttttttcgaGTTTATATTGAGTTTAATGTTTaagatttatgatttatagtTGTTGTagaaagaaattaataaaataataaaagaaatattaactatttttataattataataatagctaataagaaaaaaaagacaaCAACCATGACTGATCTAATTCCTAAATGTTGAAAATGGATGAAGATTATAGgattaattataaaattgtcCCCCCAATTGTACTATTTTTCCAATTTAggtacttcaatttttttttgtcaaaagtgGTATTCAGACTATTAATTTCATCTTATTTTACCTCTAAAATTGTACAACATCCAATAAGAATATGACAAATAGAACATTCTTAGTAGATGGTATTGTGTTTTAAGGTAAAACGAGATGAATTAATACTTTATGTACTAcctttgaacaaaaaaaaaaaaacttttaagtaCCTCAGTGGAAAAAGTGATATAATTTGAGGGCCTATTTTGCATTTAAGCCAAAATTCTAAGACATTAAACTTGCGAGCACCTCCTTTCGTTGTTCTTCCGATTGAATTACGTTCTCACTAGTGTCAAGGTTGATGCCATTGTACCATTTGGCACAATACACATAGATTATGAAATCCACCGCGGTTAAACCGGCGATAAGGAAGTAAAACCGGTCCATACGGCCATCATTGAGGTCGTCGGGAATCCACCCGGGACCGCCATCTCGGGTTGTGACCTCCATAACTATGTTAATTAACAAGCTACTAACATAGTTGCCAAGTGACATTGATGCCATGCAAAGTGAGCTACCAAAGCTTTTAATACCATCAGGGGCTTGTCCATTAAAGAACTCTAATTGGCCAACATACATGAAAACTTCAGATGCACCAACTAAAACATATTGTGGAACTTGCCAAAATATGCTCAATGAACTTTTTTTCGAACCGGGAGACACGGATTTGAGCCGTTGAATCTCAGTGACACCGGCTGCAACCATCGCAATCATTCCAATGATGAGTCCGGTCCCCATTCGTTGCATCTCGGTTAATCCTTTGGGGTTACCGGTTAATGATCGAGACACGGGCACAACTACGTGTCGGTAGACCCCGGTCCAAATGAGAACGCTGCAAATATCGAAAGCCGACATGCTTGCAGCCGGGATACGGAAGTTTTTAAGTTTGGAAGCCATTACATCACCTTGCTCGACGAAAAGGGATGCCATTTGGGTGAAAATGACGGAGTAAATTATCGTACAAAGCCAAATCGGTAACATTTTTAGGACGCATTTAGCTTCTTCGACTTGAGTTACAGTGCAAAGCTTCCATGGATTGTTCGGTCCACGCAAATCCATCGAGGTTATCGTAGCCGCCTTGTCGAGGAACCTACAAATCGATTCGATTTCCAGTAGTTTAAACTAAGGAACATAAGTGTCTAATGTCTATGATTGTTGTTAAATTGTTTTACTTACTTAAAATCGTTGCTATGGAGTATTTTTCGGCTTCCTTTGATTGCGGATTCAGTTCCTTCGACTTCGTACAAGGCATCAACGGTAGCAGGTGTGACGCCCCATTTCCGATATGCAGCGACGAATACTTGTGCAACGCGTGGCAACGGGTTTCCGCTTGCTTTTACGTACCTATATCTCGATGTCCCCGATAAATACAACAATAGTGCTATGATTGCTGCCCCAAAAGAAACCAAGAAGCCTAATGTCCATTTCCCTGAATCTTCATAGTAAACCAGTATAGTGTTTGAAAATAGAGAGCCTACATTAAGTGCAAAGTAAAAGGAACTAAAGAATGCGGCTTTCGATATAACTGCGTTCGGGTTTGAATCGTCGAACTGGTCCGCTCCGAGCGTAGCCACGGTCGGTTGATGCCCACCATACCCGAGCGCTATAAGATATATCGATAAGTAAAACATAACGACCCCAACCGATGACGGAGTGTTGCAAAGTTTCATCCCATCACCACAACCAGTAGGACTTATCAGAAAAAACCATGAAGCAAATGACAATAGCCCCAAACCCTGTAATCAACAACAATCCGATATCAATTTCGACCGACACGTTACAAGTGCAAACATATAAACGAAGAACAACGGTGATTATCCGGTACCAGTACGAGTATTAGCTGAAAGATAGCACATGTGAAGTAACGACCCCAATACGAATCGCTGAGGAACGCTCCGATCAACGAGCATAAGTAAACCGTCCCGGTCCATTTACTAACATTATTGGCCGCTACGGCGCTATCTTGGTCGAGTACCCTGGTTAAGAACAGCACCAAGTTCACCCCTACCCCAAAGAAAGCTAATGTCGCTAGGCCTTGATTCACTGcaaccaaaaatcaaataactaagcaaacaatatttcatgtaccatacatacatgcatgcatgcatacatacatacatataaatgagATATACCTAGCAAGAGACTTGCTAATTCCCATCCTCCACATTTTTTCCTCTTTCCAGGTGAATGCTGATTTTCATTCCCAGATTCTATTTTTCCAAAGCTAATAATTTCTTCATCAGCCTGTCATtatcaataattaaataatatcaacaaataaaataataataataataaaatattaaacctCTAGTTTAGTCCAAAACATTGATGGGTTTTTGCCATATTCAGTATCcaacatttaataaattattttaattttaatttactaacctttttttcaatctcatcgGTAGAGTGCTCAATAGCATCCATTGATAATTTCTTctgcaaaatatatatattaatgaaacAGTaacaaaaataacttaaaattgttaattatggactaaaccatgaaaatcatttttaaaaagaaCTTACTCagagttaaaagaaaaagaagaagaaaaattattaGTATGAGAACAAAgtgaagaaaggaagaagaaaaattatTAGTATGAGATCAAAGTGAAGAAAGGgttctatatatatatagaggAGTGCATGCCACATTATTTAActcattttataaaatatgatgaaGAGGGATTGAATTTTCACTTGAAAGTGATATCCCATTATTAATATCAGAAAATATTTTGATAATCACTCTTAAATTTCACAATTGAAtccatgtttatatatatatatatataatcagcTATTTTGACTATATATATGtgcttattaatttcatcatAAAGCATATGGAATAGTTATAAACTGTATATTCACATGGAAGAATTTGTATCCAAGCCATTTCAAGCCATTTCTTATCTCTAAGAAAATACATATGAATTATGAGGAATAtctatataaatgtatatatttaagaaaatattgatGGGTTTTTGCCATATTCAGAGTATcctatatttaataatttattttaattttaatttgctaACCTTTCTTTCAATCTCATCGGTAGAGGACTCAATATCAGCCATTGATAATTTCTTctgcaaaatatatatattaatgaaataGTAACAAAAACAACTTAAAATGATTAATTGAGTCCTAGCTCGattgacataaatatttttaccaatataggaagatgtAGGTTCGACTGTGCTGAAATGCATAAAGGGActagatatgatcagaacctcATATTCATTTTAGGGTTTATGTTCGCAATTGTTAGTCCTGGTAATATAATCTCAAAAAATTGCATTTCTACTTAATTTccatttcaaaataattaaaatagtaaaaaaatatttcaatgttttaattttaaatatattaaaatttatttttaatattttaatgaaaaatatttccTTATTAtccttttattaataaatatgaataaatacttgttttttatgattcaaaaataaatatttctaacaaaaaaaattctCTATTAGTGTATAGAAGGCatagaatataaaatttaaaatgttatctaaaaaattcaataaataaaatttaagaaaaaacattttttcaagagaaaaagaaaatctatTATTTTGTAATAAATTGACATAAATATTTAGAAATCAAATTCCACAAAAAAGATTTTATATTTATAGTAAATAATCTTCACCCATACCCTTAAACTCGGATTGAATTACTAATTTTCAAGAAAGTCATCGTTTTCCTACCTCTAGCTTCGCCCCTGCTAAAGCTACTACTAACCTTTTACGAAACTTAGCAACCAACAAAGCAACCAACAAGGCAAGGTCTTGTTGAACTATCAAAGACTCCGGCGACGGCGAAGAACTGGTGTCGAGGGCGGAGAAAGGGAGAGTAGTACTCCGTGAAGTAAAAAATAATGATCCAGTGAAGCCTATTGTCATTTATGGGGATTACAAACAGATGAGAGGACTAATAAGCTCACAATTACAAATTATTATGGACTAATTTTCAAACTCTTGATTTTCTTGCACAAAGAAACCGTGCAATATGCACTTTGTATTTGCTTTTGCGATGAAAAGAGTAGGGGTTTGGGGGTTTGAATGTTAAAAAGAGAGGATTCTGTTGAAATGTAacaaaattttcctaaaattacTGAGCCCTCCCTTCTCTAATGTTTactatttcacatttttcttcttAGTCCCTTGGGTAATTCTACAAGTCAAAATTAGTACTTTTTTACATTGTTGTAATTTTGATAGtataaaaattagggttttatcaaaataaatatgggATAAATATCACGTTTATGCATGAACTTTAATTCAATATGCAATTCGATACATAAAATttgatttggtataattataCACGTAAAGCTTGAATTGTGGTTTAtgtatatacatgaaactttgattttgactCAATTgtgatttatataatttttaaaattttcaagtgttGATGTGATATATTCTTAAAGTGTCACGTCATCATATTTTAATGATATActaaggctccgtttgtttcaACGTAAAAgcttttacggaaaacatttttaGTCTTTTCCGATGtttgtttcatgtaaaataggATGATCAACGTAAAATTACCCATTATTTCCCATAAAATGTCTTATCAAACTTTTTTTCATAAGATATTTTCCAAATTGATAAGGCTTTGTTCACTATAACACCCCCATACCCGACCTGAACATTGAGTCAAAGCACCGGGATGTTACATTCTCTACTACATTCATcgcttatcaaatattttcttataaactttcattacttttcaatttaatccctttttgtcataaaagttcaatattcactaattaatcatattaaatcaattttttcccCTTGTTACACTTTAACcacataatttatctcaatatcatgtTTCACATAttaaatttctatgtatttcacttgTATTATTTTATCcacatattttctcaagtttaacaatttagtccttgttatcataaaatttccatatttttccacaatttcactcttacaatactttatgcatatttcatcATCTAATAACACATTCATTAACTTTTatcataatttccttattcacatattaaattgtttcacacttaaacttttgtacatttttcaatttagtccttattgccaTGTAATctatttttcacattataagcactttaatcaaataattcattataatatcttatttcacataacaaattttcatgcatatcacttctcttgtttcaattataaatttcacaaaatttacaacttaatccttaacatcatgaagattcattatttactataatttcacctTAACATCACTTTGTAATCAATTCACTACTTCATTTAAACTAtttatcataaatctcaaatgtatgtttgtttcattgaaaatagctttatgaaatatttttaggaaatctgtcaaacaacaaaaaatattttacacaaattcatccaaataccagaaaatattagtttttccagaagccattttcaatgaaacaaacggAACCTAAGTCTAAAGACAAAATTGGGAAAAGTTGCTAAGTTTCAGAACTATTGTGGGCCAAaaaaattaggatcaaattgaaaaaattacccaagtagagggactaaatatcaatttatccaaaaataccaacataGGTTTTGTGGATAaagtacaaaaatagtcacttttgtttgcctcaaattacattttagtcacttatgtttgaaatgttatgttttagtcacttaaattattgttttgctacgaagtggtcactctatccTTAAGCTTCGTTACCTCCCTAAAGGTGGTCCTACGTggtagtccaaatgggttttaaatgccaacttagatgtcctacgtggcagtccaaattaaatttatttaattaaaaacctattttcatcccagtaattggacatccaagttggcatttaaaatccATTTGGATTGCCACGTAGGACTGTTGTTAGAAAGGTAACAGAGTTTAACAGTACaatgaccacttcgtaacaaaatgataacataaatgactaaaacataacgttttaaatataaatgactaaaatataatttgaggcAAACAGAAcactcttaaatttttttttggcttaCCACAACAATTTCCAAGCAAACTCAAAACCAATCATCATTAACAAAAAGATTAACAAAGCGAAAGAAAATTCAAACTTATTTTTCACTTAATTTGTATAAATCCAAATTCAATAATAAATGAAATGTCAAATCTTTAAACCCGTTAATCTCGGTAATAAAATATGCCGATAAATCAAAGATTAAGCAATTATACTTTCTTTTCACTAATATTTTCTcgagaaaataatttaaagaaagaaaatatatatattaggaaatattttgattttgttagTGGGATTATTGCCTTTGGTGTTGATGCtgtcaaatttattttaatcccattttgggggacaatttaaagattaaaatgacaaagaaataaagaaaaaaaaacaaatagagTCATCGTCCAAATTCACGTGTCCATTTAAGGAgggattttttttaaacaaagtttGGTCTAATTCTAAATTTCATCCTTTTACTTTACAGTAGTTGAGAAATCAATCcttctattttaattttgttaaaatttgattcTTATACTTTAGAAAAAATTGAGAAGTTAGTCTAATGGAAAACATTATTAAACCTTGTTGTTAAATCCATATTCAAGAAACCGGTAGTTCAGTAATTTATATGTAAAAAGAAATTagcaaaaatcaataaataacaaaatcaacagtttaaattcatgtatttatttaattttcataaaatataaggattgaattttattaaataaaagtaaataaactaattattttctttattttattaattagagAGATGCAATTCATAATAAGGCGAATAAATTTTATCTCTTTTTTGAGGTTTAAATTTGaatccaaatctataaaataattatatgatgaacttaaaaaaaattgggattcttacaatctaaaataaaataacaaagttGAAACATAAATACCTTAAATTAACTCTTGAAACCTGATTATTACAAACAACTGAAACAAAgacatatatatttttgtatcagAGCAAACAACATCATCACACAGACTGAActgaaaattgataatttttaattaaaaatgaaaagtaaTTTGAGAGGctaagtataaaattttaagttgaacAAAATcttattatctaaattaagactaaaattgaaaaaaaaaataaaaactcaatcACTCAAAAGCAGTTTGTTTCTAACTTACTTAAGTAATTTTGTTTTATAACCTAAATATTTTTCACTGGAAAATCACTTTTTCctgtaaattttaagttaattatttgGTTGTCAATGGTTACCTaattgaggttttttttttaaatttttaatttatttataatttgtattacacCATCTTCATCTTTCAAATTTAAACCTACCATTTTCAATATCTTTGATTTCCCACATTTTCTCCCTCATTTTCTCCTGGATTTTTTGAataaatccatacatatatatatataatctcttacattttatattttatattaaatccCCAGTTTCCCTGTTTATCAACTTTGCGTgcctttttttttgtgtgtgtgtgtgtgttttaagaATCGTCTCTAATGGTGGAAGATGATTCAAGCATTGTTTTAAACACAAAACAGACTGTTTTAGCAGCAGAAACATCGGATTCCGGCAACAGCGGTTACAAATTCCGGCCCGGAAAACGTTCCCGGTACGACCAGATTGGTTCCTTACCAAAGTTCAAAGGTGTTGTCCCACAACAAAATGGTCATTGGGGTGCACAAATATACGCCAACCATCAACGTATATGGCTCGGTACATTCAAGTCTGAAAACGAAGCTGCCATGGCATACGACAGCGCCGCCGTTAAACTCCGAAGCGGCGATTCTCACCGGAATTTCCCTTGGACCGAACAAAACATCCAAGAATCTGATTTTCAAAGCCTTTATTCAACTGAAGATGTTCTTAATATGATCAGAGATGGTTCATATCAAGCCAAATTTGAAGATTTCgtcaaaattttatcaaaaagaaATGGGAAATTAAATACAGGCAGCAACGTAAACAAGAAACTTGTTCATGGTGATAAACAATTTTCATGCATGCAATTGTTTCAAAAAGAATTAACACCTAGTGATGTAGGTAAGCTTAATAGGTTAGTAATCCCAAAAAAATACGCCGTTAAATACTTCCCTCACATCTGTGAAACCGACCGACAAGTTTCCGCCGCTGGTGGTGGCGGCGTTGAAGACATTGAGCTTGTTTTTTACGACAAGTTAATGGTGACATGGAAGTTTCGTTACTGTTACTGGAAGAGTAGTCAAAGCTTTGTTTTTACAAGGGGATGGAGCAGGTTTGTGAAAGAGAAGAAGCTTAATGAAAATGATACTGTTACTTTTTATTCATGTGAATGCTCCGGTGAGGATCAAAATGGGAAGAGTTTTTTTCTTATTGATGTGAATTATAATGGTGAAAATGGGTTGGGATCGTCAGCGGCGGCGGTGGAGGAGGAGGACCGTCGTGATGATGATTTGGCGGTGGAGTTAGAGTTGAATTTGGGGTCGACGATCAAGAGTTATTGTAAAAAAGCTATTGAAGGACTTGAAAATGGTGGACGTAATGTAAAGCAGAAAAGTGTTACCCTTTTTGGAGTACAAATTAATTGACTCtaactttttaaatttagaatttaatccttatattttttaatttttcaaatttaatatatgtatataagtgtcTAACAAAGTGAATTTTAGTGtactttaatatatgtatataagtctCTAACAAAGTGAATTTTAGTGTGATTTTAGCATaggtttttttttgggtaaattaatGGAGGTTTTAAGGTttgtaaatatgtttttttttaattactttattgaATATGTTTGTTATTCgaagtaaaatttaaattttatttataaaaaaattctgtatttatttatataaacacACAACTATCTAAATAGATATCTATTCTCGTAAAAGAGATGATGAAACAATAAACATATTACACTTGAGAAAGCTCAAAGGTGGAGGAGTCTAGAGATTATCATGAGCCAAGAATGACCAATCTCGTAAGTAGAGAAGGCTAACTTTAGGGTAACAGAGAacctaaaagaaaaggaaaaaaactaaatataaaacacctaaaagaaagaaaatgccgTGCCAAGGAAGGCAACGATGATTAAggtgtttaaatttttgttaaaattgaattaattaattgaatcaaTTTAATTCTGTTAATTAGTCGGTGGTCAAATTTAGTTCGGTCGGTTAATGGTTTTTTGGATTCAGTTATCaattaaattgatttgaaattgagtaattaaccaaacttaataattatGTAGTGTTTCAAGCATTCGTTAATTTGGTTAACTTTTAAGACAAATGAACATTATCGATATATTTTTCTcatatattttatacttgttttaaccaaaagacaaaacatataaatttcggttaattcagttaaccggAATATTTCAgttcagttaatttttttgaaacattttGATTCGACTAATGGTTAAAAGATTATACAGttcaattaattcggttaatgctAGTTCAGTTCAATTAATAACCGAACCAACCGTTTGACACCTCTAGTGACGACAGCGGACTCTCCACCATCCATATCTGTTGTTACCTCCACTTATCCTATTGTAGAAAAAATCCATGATAAAATAGCATAGCACCAAGATCCTCCTTGCCAAAAACCTCACTCTAAGAGAGAGGAAAACAATCAAATCGACTTATTCAAGCCCTATAGAAGGAAGACACAGCTCAAGACATCCCACAACGAAAGACTCAATGCTTCTACCACCAGCATATAatcaatattttaacaattcaattgtcatattttatgttttattcatgTAAGTAATACGTgttaaattttgagtaaattaaaaatgtttaactaattattttatgtaaaaaaattcaatcattaaatatttactaataaagataatatttttaattaatatgttaAAGATATCATCAGAttgatttaaatatttacataaataataagaataattaaattattaaaaatttaattatacaaaaaaattaatgaaagtttaaaattatattatgaatctCTCcccataaattaatattttatcaaatctcGAAAATCCCATTAAAAGTTGGCCCAAATCAATTTAGACCCACATGCTTAACTAGCCAACATTCGAAAACCACCTTATTCTAAAAAGGACCTACAAAAGATTActtcaaatatatttatattatcataTTTGCTTCAAGTTGGTTTTTATTAATTGTTGGTTTTCTTTGAAGGGTTGTGAGGGTTCTGATGACTCTATTTCTAGTTTGGTTGCTCTTTATCTAGTATTGTTAATGATCTTGTTTAAGCAATTATCGGTCAAAATCCCACGACTGAGGGATTTGTTTTAGTGTTTTCCTTGTAATTGTTAGTTCTTataattgtttttctttgttttgttcttCAATAAAGAGGCCGGCTcttgagttaaaaaaataatagttaaaatttttatctgaCACTTAAGTAGTACGATTTAAACTTTGTAGTCCCCTTTACAATATTACTATTGAAAAAAAatgttctttttaattttaatattttaattataattttgaagtATTATTaccaaattaattataacttaacACAAGGAGGAATTATTTGATAGACCCTTCTCGACATATTATTTATGGtctattttcaattatttaatgacatttcaacaattttttccatgtcattgacacgtaattttggtaattttttaccttaaattttgaatatcgAATCCCAAACCTCCAATCTTGTACCTCGAACCCTGAATCTAAACCCGAATCTCGAACTCTAAACTCTAAACCTCgaaaaagttattttattttatacaaaaaaaGTTGACTAAACTGCTAAAATTTTAATGGCACTAATATGGTAGGACAATATATTGTACATCATTACTAACATggatacatttttttaaaatttttttaaaaatttctaa carries:
- the LOC107945399 gene encoding protein NRT1/ PTR FAMILY 7.1 isoform X1, whose protein sequence is MADIESSTDEIERKKKLSMDAIEHSTDEIEKKADEEIISFGKIESGNENQHSPGKRKKCGGWELASLLLVNQGLATLAFFGVGVNLVLFLTRVLDQDSAVAANNVSKWTGTVYLCSLIGAFLSDSYWGRYFTCAIFQLILVLGLGLLSFASWFFLISPTGCGDGMKLCNTPSSVGVVMFYLSIYLIALGYGGHQPTVATLGADQFDDSNPNAVISKAAFFSSFYFALNVGSLFSNTILVYYEDSGKWTLGFLVSFGAAIIALLLYLSGTSRYRYVKASGNPLPRVAQVFVAAYRKWGVTPATVDALYEVEGTESAIKGSRKILHSNDFKFLDKAATITSMDLRGPNNPWKLCTVTQVEEAKCVLKMLPIWLCTIIYSVIFTQMASLFVEQGDVMASKLKNFRIPAASMSAFDICSVLIWTGVYRHVVVPVSRSLTGNPKGLTEMQRMGTGLIIGMIAMVAAGVTEIQRLKSVSPGSKKSSLSIFWQVPQYVLVGASEVFMYVGQLEFFNGQAPDGIKSFGSSLCMASMSLGNYVSSLLINIVMEVTTRDGGPGWIPDDLNDGRMDRFYFLIAGLTAVDFIIYVYCAKWYNGINLDTSENVIQSEEQRKEVLASLMS
- the LOC107945399 gene encoding protein NRT1/ PTR FAMILY 7.1 isoform X2; protein product: MDAIEHSTDEIEKKADEEIISFGKIESGNENQHSPGKRKKCGGWELASLLLVNQGLATLAFFGVGVNLVLFLTRVLDQDSAVAANNVSKWTGTVYLCSLIGAFLSDSYWGRYFTCAIFQLILVLGLGLLSFASWFFLISPTGCGDGMKLCNTPSSVGVVMFYLSIYLIALGYGGHQPTVATLGADQFDDSNPNAVISKAAFFSSFYFALNVGSLFSNTILVYYEDSGKWTLGFLVSFGAAIIALLLYLSGTSRYRYVKASGNPLPRVAQVFVAAYRKWGVTPATVDALYEVEGTESAIKGSRKILHSNDFKFLDKAATITSMDLRGPNNPWKLCTVTQVEEAKCVLKMLPIWLCTIIYSVIFTQMASLFVEQGDVMASKLKNFRIPAASMSAFDICSVLIWTGVYRHVVVPVSRSLTGNPKGLTEMQRMGTGLIIGMIAMVAAGVTEIQRLKSVSPGSKKSSLSIFWQVPQYVLVGASEVFMYVGQLEFFNGQAPDGIKSFGSSLCMASMSLGNYVSSLLINIVMEVTTRDGGPGWIPDDLNDGRMDRFYFLIAGLTAVDFIIYVYCAKWYNGINLDTSENVIQSEEQRKEVLASLMS
- the LOC121212368 gene encoding AP2/ERF and B3 domain-containing transcription factor At1g50680 codes for the protein MVEDDSSIVLNTKQTVLAAETSDSGNSGYKFRPGKRSRYDQIGSLPKFKGVVPQQNGHWGAQIYANHQRIWLGTFKSENEAAMAYDSAAVKLRSGDSHRNFPWTEQNIQESDFQSLYSTEDVLNMIRDGSYQAKFEDFVKILSKRNGKLNTGSNVNKKLVHGDKQFSCMQLFQKELTPSDVGKLNRLVIPKKYAVKYFPHICETDRQVSAAGGGGVEDIELVFYDKLMVTWKFRYCYWKSSQSFVFTRGWSRFVKEKKLNENDTVTFYSCECSGEDQNGKSFFLIDVNYNGENGLGSSAAAVEEEDRRDDDLAVELELNLGSTIKSYCKKAIEGLENGGRNVKQKSVTLFGVQIN